The Bacteroidales bacterium genome has a window encoding:
- a CDS encoding anthranilate phosphoribosyltransferase produces the protein MKNVLENLYKQRYLTEEEASDILIKFARGNYNPSQMASFLTVFRMRNITVEELKGFRNAMLELCISIDFDEFNTIDLCGTGGDAKNTFNISTLASFVSAGAGAQVIKHGNYSVSSSCGSSNVLEYFGYKFSNDQTKLREELDRTGFCFMHAPLFHPAMK, from the coding sequence ATGAAGAACGTACTGGAAAATTTATACAAACAAAGGTATCTTACTGAAGAAGAGGCCAGCGATATTCTGATCAAATTCGCCCGCGGAAATTACAATCCTTCTCAAATGGCTTCTTTCCTTACTGTTTTTCGTATGCGGAATATCACCGTTGAAGAGTTAAAAGGATTCCGCAATGCCATGCTGGAGCTGTGCATATCCATTGACTTTGATGAGTTCAATACCATCGATCTTTGTGGTACCGGAGGAGATGCGAAAAACACATTCAACATTTCCACACTGGCTTCTTTCGTATCTGCCGGTGCAGGGGCCCAGGTGATCAAGCACGGCAATTACAGTGTGTCCTCATCCTGTGGCTCGTCTAATGTATTGGAATACTTCGGTTACAAGTTCTCAAACGATCAAACCAAGCTGAGAGAGGAGCTGGATCGGACGGGATTTTGCTTCATGCATGCACCCCTGTTTCATCCGGCAATGAAGAA
- a CDS encoding aminodeoxychorismate/anthranilate synthase component II: protein MKILVLDNYDSFTYNLVHILKDVTDAQVDVVRNDEITPEEVQPYDRILLSPGPGIPKEAGIMEKLIEMYGSTKSILGICLGLQGIAEVYGARIYNLSKVYHGIESNIKIIHEGESLFNRLPAEIRGGRYHSWAVDPDSLPEELEITATDNSGIIMGLCHKNYDVKGLQFHPESVMTPHGKNILLNWLNQDNESLSSPRADHESHNIHNKEQNHLFR from the coding sequence ATGAAAATATTGGTATTAGACAACTACGACTCATTCACCTATAACCTGGTCCATATTCTTAAAGATGTTACAGACGCCCAGGTTGATGTTGTGCGCAACGACGAGATCACGCCCGAAGAAGTTCAGCCCTATGACCGGATATTGCTTTCTCCCGGTCCGGGTATACCTAAAGAGGCAGGAATTATGGAAAAACTCATCGAAATGTATGGGTCCACAAAAAGCATTCTGGGCATCTGCCTGGGTCTGCAGGGTATTGCCGAGGTATACGGAGCCCGGATCTATAATCTCAGCAAAGTATATCATGGCATTGAATCCAACATCAAAATCATTCATGAGGGTGAAAGCCTTTTTAATCGGCTGCCGGCTGAAATCAGGGGAGGCAGGTATCATTCCTGGGCTGTAGATCCCGACAGTCTGCCGGAAGAGCTGGAAATAACCGCTACCGACAACTCGGGAATTATCATGGGCCTTTGTCACAAAAATTATGATGTGAAAGGCCTCCAGTTTCATCCCGAATCGGTAATGACTCCGCATGGAAAAAATATCCTGTTAAACTGGCTGAATCAGGATAATGAAAGCTTGTCATCACCACGGGCTGACCATGAATCACACAACATTCACAATAAGGAACAAAACCATTTATTTCGTTAA